In Burkholderia sp. WP9, a genomic segment contains:
- a CDS encoding BON domain-containing protein, whose product MKSVGFLKTLGSVVAMVVACNVYAQASDATATGTTAAPAASAKSTKKANSQLGRKVRSALAKAQGIDVSNIAVRARGGAVTLTGSVPDQAQIDAAGEAAKGVAGVTSVSNKLNVQQQ is encoded by the coding sequence ATGAAATCGGTCGGTTTTCTGAAAACGCTGGGCTCGGTGGTGGCAATGGTAGTGGCGTGCAATGTGTACGCTCAGGCAAGCGACGCAACGGCAACGGGCACGACCGCCGCGCCGGCTGCGAGCGCCAAGTCGACCAAGAAGGCGAACAGCCAGTTGGGCCGCAAGGTGCGTAGCGCGCTGGCCAAGGCGCAAGGTATCGACGTGTCGAACATCGCCGTGCGCGCTCGTGGCGGCGCGGTGACGCTGACGGGCTCGGTGCCTGACCAGGCGCAGATCGACGCCGCAGGCGAAGCCGCCAAGGGCGTCGCTGGCGTGACGTCGGTGTCGAACAAGCTGAACGTCCAGCAGCAGTAA
- a CDS encoding TAXI family TRAP transporter solute-binding subunit has product MKPATGRKSPPRLVARFVAISWRDLAVSFGPILLIAAVAIWVAVRLIQPAPPSTLTISAGPEGSTFWNAAQKYKEILARNRITLNVLSSEGSLQNLKRLSDPNSNVDVGFVQDGVAPGSASNGLMSLGSVAYVPLAIFYHGPTITRLSEFKGERLAVGAEGSGTRELALALLKANGIVPGGATKLLPLSGDDAADALVSGKVDAAFLAGDSAQPAVMGKLYRTPNVQFYDFSQADAYTRRFPYLTQLMMPMGAFDLGKNLPSAPIHMVAPTVELVARDSLHPALSDLLIEAAREVHGKANILQRAGEFPAPLAHDFPISDDAARYYKSGKSFLYRILPFWLASLADRLLVVVVPLIVLLVPALRLVPSLYAWRVKSRIYRWYGALIAIERSALSDHSPTERASLLERLDAIEESVNGLKMPLAYADQFYVLREHIGFVRARLTQARDAQRDGAADEAPGVDNGRGEAQEAGEAGKTGEHGEAGAALAPPNPSSPSSPSAANEAAEIGETPSDDAAKPY; this is encoded by the coding sequence ATGAAGCCAGCCACCGGCCGCAAAAGCCCTCCCCGTCTCGTCGCCCGATTCGTCGCGATCTCCTGGCGCGATCTCGCCGTCTCGTTCGGGCCGATCCTGCTGATCGCCGCCGTCGCGATCTGGGTCGCCGTGCGTCTGATTCAGCCCGCGCCGCCCAGCACGTTGACGATCAGCGCCGGCCCGGAAGGCAGCACCTTCTGGAATGCCGCCCAGAAGTACAAGGAGATTCTGGCGCGCAACCGCATCACGCTGAACGTGCTGTCCTCGGAGGGCTCGCTGCAGAATCTCAAGCGCCTGTCGGATCCGAACTCGAACGTGGATGTCGGCTTCGTGCAGGACGGCGTCGCGCCCGGCTCCGCGTCCAACGGTCTGATGTCGCTCGGCAGCGTGGCCTATGTGCCGCTGGCGATCTTCTATCACGGCCCGACTATCACGCGCCTCTCCGAGTTCAAGGGCGAGCGGCTTGCTGTCGGCGCGGAAGGCAGCGGCACGCGCGAACTGGCGCTCGCGCTGCTCAAGGCCAACGGCATCGTGCCGGGCGGCGCAACCAAACTGCTGCCGCTCTCGGGAGACGACGCCGCCGACGCCCTCGTCTCCGGCAAGGTCGACGCGGCGTTCCTCGCCGGCGATTCGGCGCAACCGGCGGTGATGGGCAAGCTCTACCGCACGCCGAACGTGCAGTTCTACGATTTCTCGCAGGCCGACGCCTACACGCGCCGCTTTCCCTATCTGACACAACTCATGATGCCGATGGGCGCGTTCGACCTCGGCAAGAACCTGCCGTCCGCGCCGATTCATATGGTGGCGCCGACCGTCGAACTGGTGGCGCGCGACTCGCTGCACCCCGCGCTATCCGACCTGTTGATCGAAGCCGCGCGCGAGGTGCACGGCAAGGCGAACATCCTGCAGCGCGCCGGCGAGTTTCCCGCGCCGCTCGCGCACGACTTCCCCATCAGCGACGACGCCGCCCGCTACTACAAGTCGGGCAAGAGCTTCCTCTACCGGATCCTGCCGTTCTGGCTCGCGAGTCTCGCCGACCGGCTGCTGGTGGTCGTGGTGCCTCTGATCGTGTTGCTCGTGCCGGCCTTGCGTCTCGTGCCGTCGCTGTATGCATGGCGGGTGAAATCGCGCATTTACCGCTGGTACGGCGCGCTGATCGCGATCGAGCGCAGCGCCCTCAGCGACCATTCGCCCACCGAACGCGCGTCGCTGCTCGAACGGCTCGACGCGATCGAGGAATCCGTCAACGGTCTGAAGATGCCGCTGGCCTATGCGGATCAGTTCTACGTGCTGCGCGAGCACATCGGCTTCGTGCGCGCGCGGCTCACGCAGGCTCGCGACGCGCAACGCGACGGCGCCGCGGATGAAGCGCCGGGCGTCGATAACGGGCGCGGTGAAGCACAAGAAGCCGGAGAAGCAGGCAAAACTGGAGAACATGGCGAAGCAGGCGCGGCGTTAGCACCACCCAATCCATCTAGTCCTTCCAGTCCGTCCGCCGCGAATGAAGCGGCCGAGATCGGCGAAACGCCCAGCGACGACGCCGCGAAACCATATTGA
- a CDS encoding 2-hydroxychromene-2-carboxylate isomerase, with protein sequence MTVGIDARQPLWFYDFVSPFTYLLLEQHDKWPGFDFVLTPVVLNDLYRHWGQRPAYGVPSKRTFMYRHALFRAEQLGIPYKMPPAHPFDSTKPLLLATAANGDVNFVREIFRFIWREGRDPSTDVAFAELCERVGVPDGPELIKSPEVKAQLQRNTADAIGLGVYGVPTFRLNDQLFWGEDALPMVLYCARTPNWLESKEVKRISTLPSGLVDQQT encoded by the coding sequence ATGACCGTTGGCATCGACGCCAGACAACCGCTGTGGTTTTACGACTTTGTCTCGCCGTTCACGTACCTGTTGCTCGAGCAGCACGACAAATGGCCGGGCTTCGACTTCGTCTTGACGCCGGTCGTGCTGAACGACCTCTACCGTCACTGGGGACAGCGGCCGGCTTACGGTGTGCCCTCCAAACGCACCTTCATGTACCGGCACGCGCTGTTTCGCGCGGAGCAGCTCGGCATTCCGTACAAGATGCCGCCCGCCCATCCGTTCGATTCCACGAAGCCGCTGTTGCTCGCCACCGCGGCGAACGGCGACGTCAATTTCGTGCGCGAGATTTTCCGCTTCATCTGGCGTGAAGGCCGCGATCCGTCGACGGACGTGGCCTTTGCCGAATTGTGCGAGCGCGTCGGTGTGCCCGACGGCCCGGAACTCATCAAGAGCCCGGAAGTGAAAGCGCAATTGCAGCGCAACACGGCGGATGCGATCGGCCTGGGTGTCTACGGTGTGCCGACCTTCCGTCTGAACGATCAGTTGTTCTGGGGCGAAGATGCGCTGCCCATGGTGCTGTACTGCGCGCGCACGCCGAACTGGCTCGAATCGAAAGAAGTCAAACGCATCAGTACGCTGCCGTCGGGGCTCGTGGACCAGCAGACGTAG
- a CDS encoding LysR substrate-binding domain-containing protein, with the protein MDDTAASLDIWLVRVLRTLLVERSVTQTALRLNQTQPAISTALRKLRETLNDPILVRGKSGMVPTEYGESLLASAQRVLREVDFVATPHGDFDPGRSRRTFRVAAPDYLNDFFMPTVIAQFREAAPHARLEIDSLSPMLDHSAALDAGELDLVIGNWPKPDPRFERSDLFSDTVVCMMRADHPLTRMPLTREAYLAAPHLAPTPYSGASSGAIDMGFTRARAERRIVATLPYFGLVPQTLLQSDLIFTTTRRFAMHYADMLPLAVVDVPIPFPRIKCYQLWHPQPDRPSDVGWLRALMSHVSDGLVAQKVRRAKRTPKKETSAATG; encoded by the coding sequence ATGGACGACACCGCCGCCTCCCTCGATATCTGGCTCGTGCGCGTGCTGCGCACGCTGCTGGTCGAGCGCAGCGTCACGCAGACCGCGCTGCGTCTGAATCAGACCCAGCCGGCTATCAGCACCGCGCTGCGCAAACTGCGCGAGACGCTGAACGACCCGATTCTGGTGCGCGGCAAGTCGGGCATGGTGCCCACCGAATACGGCGAATCGCTGCTCGCCTCCGCGCAACGCGTACTGCGCGAAGTCGATTTTGTCGCGACGCCGCATGGCGACTTCGATCCCGGCCGCTCGCGCCGCACCTTTCGCGTGGCCGCGCCGGATTATCTGAACGACTTCTTCATGCCGACCGTGATCGCGCAATTTCGCGAGGCGGCGCCGCACGCGCGGCTCGAAATCGATTCGCTGAGTCCGATGCTCGATCATTCCGCCGCGCTCGACGCCGGCGAACTCGATCTGGTGATCGGCAACTGGCCGAAGCCCGACCCGCGCTTCGAGCGCAGCGACCTGTTCTCCGATACGGTCGTATGTATGATGCGCGCCGATCATCCGCTCACGCGCATGCCGCTTACGCGCGAAGCGTATCTCGCCGCGCCGCATCTCGCACCGACACCGTATAGCGGGGCGAGCAGCGGCGCGATCGACATGGGCTTCACGCGGGCTCGCGCCGAGCGCCGCATCGTCGCCACGCTGCCCTACTTCGGCCTGGTGCCGCAGACGCTGCTGCAATCCGATCTGATCTTCACGACGACACGCCGTTTCGCGATGCACTACGCGGACATGCTGCCGCTCGCGGTGGTCGACGTGCCGATTCCGTTTCCGCGCATCAAGTGCTACCAGCTCTGGCATCCGCAGCCGGATCGACCGAGCGATGTGGGCTGGCTGCGTGCGCTGATGTCCCACGTGTCGGACGGGCTGGTCGCGCAGAAGGTGCGGCGCGCAAAACGGACGCCGAAAAAGGAAACGTCAGCCGCGACGGGCTGA
- the xdhC gene encoding xanthine dehydrogenase accessory protein XdhC — MNDFSSVQIGRRSGVQTPRPAPMHIVLFGAGHVGHALIKLLGSLPCVVQWVDERDELFPDETPANVQVEATDTPDAIVDTAPPGAYFLVMTHNHALDFSLAARIMRRRDFTYFGMIGSKTKRVKFERRLLDRGVDLDRLVEMTCPIGVAGIVDKAPAAIAVAVCAELLQIRSRQVVAQVATQKLCAAV, encoded by the coding sequence ATGAACGATTTTTCGTCCGTTCAGATCGGCCGGCGCAGCGGCGTGCAAACGCCGCGTCCGGCGCCGATGCATATCGTGCTGTTCGGCGCGGGGCACGTCGGGCATGCACTGATCAAGCTGCTCGGCAGCTTGCCGTGCGTGGTCCAGTGGGTCGACGAGCGCGACGAACTGTTCCCCGACGAAACGCCGGCCAACGTGCAGGTCGAAGCCACCGACACGCCGGATGCGATCGTCGACACGGCGCCGCCCGGCGCCTATTTTCTGGTGATGACGCACAACCACGCGCTCGATTTCTCGCTGGCCGCGCGCATCATGCGGCGGCGCGATTTCACCTACTTCGGCATGATCGGTTCGAAGACGAAGCGCGTGAAATTCGAGCGCCGTTTGCTCGATCGCGGCGTGGATCTGGACCGGCTGGTGGAGATGACGTGTCCGATCGGCGTGGCCGGTATCGTCGACAAGGCGCCTGCGGCGATCGCCGTGGCGGTATGCGCGGAGTTGCTGCAGATCCGTTCGCGGCAGGTCGTGGCGCAAGTGGCAACGCAGAAGCTCTGCGCGGCTGTTTGA
- the xdhB gene encoding xanthine dehydrogenase molybdopterin binding subunit — protein MNQHAEPFLKDLQDLEDFTQVHISRPHESAHLHVSGRATYTDDIPTLAGTLHAALGLSTKAHAKIVSMSLDKVRATPGVVAIFTADDIPGVNDVGPIIHGDDPILADGLVQYVGQPIFIVVATSHETARLAARRAEIVYEELPAILTAQQARAANQHVLPPMKLARGEAGNKIARAARREAGEMLLGGQEQFYLEGQISYAVPKDDDGMHVYCSTQHPTEMQHMVAHALGVASHNVLIECRRMGGGFGGKESQSGLFACCAALAAWKLLCPVKLRPDRDDDMMVTGKRHDFHYTYEVGYDDKGVIDGVTVDMTSRCGFSADLSGPVMTRALCHFDNAYWLSDVTIDGFCGKTNTQSNTAFRGFGGPQGAFAIEYIMDNVARSVGEDSLDVRRRNLYGKTERNQTPYGQIVEDNVIHELIDELEATSEYRARRAAINEFNANNEILKKGMALTPVKFGIAFNVTHFNQAGALVHIYTDGSVLVNHGGTEMGQGLNTKVAQVVAHELGIGFNRIRVTATDTSKIANTSATAASTGSDLNGKAAQDAARQLRERLSAFAAERFGAGQVSVSEVRFVHDRVVVGEIVVPFEEVIAKAYVARIQLWSDGFYATPKLYWDQSKLQGRPFYYYSYGAAVSEVVIDTLTGEMRVLRADALHDVGASLNPALDVGQVEGAFIQGMGWLTTEELWWNAGGKLMTHAPSTYKIPTVNDTPPDFRVRLFKNRNAEDSIHRSKATGEPPLLLPFSVFFAVRDAVSAVGNHKVNPPLNAPATSEEILKAVGAVRAATAAARQ, from the coding sequence ATGAATCAGCATGCCGAACCGTTTCTGAAAGACCTTCAGGATCTCGAGGACTTCACCCAGGTCCACATCTCGCGTCCGCACGAGTCCGCGCATCTGCACGTAAGCGGCCGAGCTACCTATACAGACGACATTCCGACGCTCGCCGGCACGCTCCACGCAGCACTCGGCCTGTCGACGAAAGCGCACGCGAAGATCGTCTCGATGTCGCTCGACAAGGTGCGCGCCACGCCGGGCGTGGTCGCCATCTTCACCGCTGACGATATCCCGGGCGTGAACGACGTCGGCCCGATCATTCACGGCGACGACCCGATTCTCGCCGACGGCCTCGTGCAGTACGTCGGCCAGCCGATCTTCATCGTGGTCGCGACCTCGCATGAAACGGCGCGTCTCGCGGCACGCCGCGCGGAAATCGTCTACGAAGAATTGCCGGCGATTCTCACCGCGCAGCAGGCGCGCGCCGCGAACCAGCACGTGCTGCCGCCGATGAAACTCGCGCGCGGCGAAGCCGGCAACAAGATCGCCCGCGCCGCGCGTCGCGAGGCCGGCGAGATGCTGCTCGGCGGTCAGGAGCAGTTCTATCTGGAAGGCCAGATTTCGTACGCGGTGCCGAAGGACGACGACGGCATGCACGTCTACTGTTCGACGCAGCATCCGACCGAAATGCAGCACATGGTCGCGCACGCGTTGGGCGTGGCGTCGCACAACGTGCTGATCGAATGCCGCAGGATGGGCGGCGGATTCGGCGGCAAGGAATCGCAATCGGGTCTGTTCGCGTGCTGCGCGGCGCTCGCCGCATGGAAGCTGCTGTGCCCGGTGAAACTGCGTCCGGACCGCGACGACGACATGATGGTCACGGGCAAGCGCCACGATTTCCACTACACGTACGAAGTCGGCTACGACGACAAGGGCGTGATCGACGGCGTCACGGTCGACATGACCTCGCGCTGCGGTTTTTCCGCCGACCTGTCCGGTCCGGTGATGACGCGCGCGCTGTGCCACTTCGACAACGCTTACTGGCTCTCGGATGTCACGATCGACGGCTTCTGCGGCAAGACCAACACGCAGTCGAACACGGCGTTCCGCGGCTTCGGCGGCCCGCAAGGCGCGTTCGCGATCGAATACATCATGGACAACGTGGCGCGCTCGGTGGGCGAGGATTCGCTCGACGTGCGCCGCCGCAATCTGTACGGCAAGACCGAGCGTAACCAGACGCCGTATGGCCAGATCGTCGAAGACAATGTGATTCACGAACTGATCGACGAACTCGAAGCAACGAGTGAATACCGCGCGCGGCGCGCCGCGATCAACGAGTTCAACGCGAACAACGAAATACTGAAGAAGGGCATGGCGCTCACGCCGGTCAAGTTCGGTATCGCGTTCAACGTGACCCACTTCAACCAGGCCGGCGCGCTCGTGCACATCTACACCGACGGCTCGGTGCTGGTGAATCACGGCGGCACCGAAATGGGCCAGGGCTTGAACACGAAGGTCGCGCAGGTCGTCGCGCATGAACTGGGCATCGGCTTCAACCGCATTCGCGTCACCGCGACCGACACCAGCAAAATCGCCAACACGTCGGCGACGGCGGCCTCGACGGGCTCCGATCTGAACGGCAAGGCCGCACAGGACGCCGCGCGCCAGTTGCGCGAACGCCTGTCGGCGTTTGCCGCCGAGCGCTTCGGCGCAGGGCAGGTGAGCGTGTCGGAAGTGCGCTTCGTGCACGACCGGGTCGTGGTCGGCGAAATCGTCGTGCCATTTGAAGAAGTCATCGCAAAGGCTTACGTCGCGCGTATTCAGCTCTGGTCGGACGGGTTCTACGCGACGCCCAAGCTCTACTGGGATCAATCGAAGCTGCAAGGCCGGCCGTTTTACTACTATTCGTACGGCGCGGCGGTGTCGGAAGTGGTGATCGACACGTTGACCGGCGAAATGCGCGTGCTGCGCGCGGACGCATTGCACGACGTGGGCGCCTCGCTGAATCCGGCGCTCGATGTCGGCCAGGTGGAAGGCGCGTTCATTCAGGGCATGGGCTGGCTCACGACCGAAGAACTGTGGTGGAACGCGGGCGGCAAGCTGATGACGCATGCGCCGTCCACCTACAAGATTCCGACCGTCAACGATACGCCGCCCGACTTCCGCGTGCGCCTCTTCAAGAACCGCAATGCGGAGGACAGCATCCATCGTTCGAAGGCGACCGGCGAGCCGCCGCTGCTGCTGCCGTTCTCAGTGTTCTTCGCGGTGCGCGACGCGGTGTCGGCAGTGGGCAACCACAAGGTCAATCCGCCGCTGAATGCACCCGCGACCAGCGAGGAAATCCTCAAGGCGGTCGGCGCGGTGCGTGCCGCCACCGCGGCGGCTCGGCAGTAA
- the xdhA gene encoding xanthine dehydrogenase small subunit gives MTEPIRFYHRNAIREIKDAPVTRTVLQYLREDAHCTGTKEGCAEGDCGACTVVIGERNEAGGVDFKAVNACIQFVPTLDGKALFTVEDLRQPDGSLHPVQEAMVECHGSQCGFCTPGFVMSMWSLYEKHGHEHSCANKTVPSREAISNALTGNLCRCTGYRPIVDAAVRMFEAPAPKAPVNVEALATTLATLERKDTFHYQHAGQQFDAPRTVEALARIKEVEPAARILAGSTDIGLWVTKQMRELGNIVYVGQIAELQKLETNDEWIEIGSGVSVEKAYAEIAKQYPELIEMWQRFASLPIRNAGTLGGNIANGSPIGDSMPGLIALGARVIVRGGEIEREMPLEDLYLAYQKKDMAEHEFVVGLKVPTRTGVRRNLQFRTYKLSKRFDSDISAVCAAFAFIADGNLIREPRIAFGGMAATSKRATHAEAVLRDAEWHEATAQAAMLALGNDYAPLSDMRATSNYRLESAKNTLYRFWLETRPNNPLPKSALDVRAVAAACAPVGA, from the coding sequence ATGACTGAGCCGATTCGCTTCTATCACCGCAACGCGATCCGTGAGATCAAGGACGCGCCCGTCACCCGCACCGTGCTGCAGTATCTGCGCGAGGACGCGCATTGCACGGGCACGAAGGAAGGCTGCGCCGAAGGCGACTGCGGCGCGTGCACGGTCGTGATCGGCGAGCGCAACGAAGCGGGCGGCGTCGACTTCAAGGCGGTCAACGCCTGCATTCAGTTCGTGCCGACGCTCGACGGCAAGGCGCTCTTCACCGTCGAAGACCTGCGCCAGCCGGACGGGTCGCTCCATCCCGTGCAGGAAGCGATGGTCGAATGTCACGGCTCGCAGTGCGGCTTCTGCACGCCAGGCTTCGTCATGTCGATGTGGTCGCTCTATGAAAAGCACGGTCACGAGCACAGCTGCGCGAACAAGACGGTGCCGTCGCGCGAGGCGATCAGCAACGCGCTGACGGGCAACCTGTGCCGCTGCACGGGCTACCGTCCGATCGTCGACGCGGCGGTGCGCATGTTCGAAGCGCCCGCGCCGAAAGCGCCGGTCAATGTCGAGGCGCTCGCCACCACGCTCGCCACGCTCGAGCGCAAGGACACCTTCCACTACCAGCACGCCGGCCAGCAGTTCGACGCGCCGCGCACGGTCGAAGCACTCGCCAGGATCAAGGAAGTCGAACCGGCCGCGCGCATTCTCGCCGGCAGCACGGACATCGGCCTGTGGGTCACCAAGCAGATGCGCGAGTTGGGCAATATCGTCTACGTGGGACAGATCGCCGAACTGCAGAAGCTCGAGACCAACGACGAATGGATCGAGATCGGCTCGGGCGTCAGCGTCGAAAAAGCCTATGCGGAGATCGCGAAGCAATATCCCGAACTGATTGAAATGTGGCAACGCTTCGCGTCGCTGCCGATTCGCAATGCCGGCACGCTCGGCGGCAATATCGCCAACGGCTCGCCGATCGGAGATTCGATGCCCGGCCTGATCGCGCTCGGCGCACGTGTGATCGTTCGCGGCGGCGAGATCGAGCGCGAGATGCCGCTCGAGGACCTGTACCTCGCGTATCAGAAGAAGGACATGGCGGAGCATGAGTTCGTCGTCGGCCTGAAAGTGCCGACGCGCACCGGCGTGCGTCGGAACCTGCAATTCCGCACCTACAAACTGTCGAAGCGTTTCGATTCGGATATCTCGGCGGTGTGTGCCGCGTTCGCGTTCATCGCCGACGGCAACCTGATCCGCGAGCCGCGTATCGCGTTCGGCGGCATGGCCGCCACGTCCAAGCGTGCGACCCACGCGGAAGCCGTGCTGCGCGACGCCGAATGGCACGAAGCCACCGCGCAGGCCGCGATGCTCGCGCTCGGCAACGACTACGCGCCGCTGTCGGACATGCGAGCGACCAGCAACTATCGCCTCGAATCGGCGAAGAACACGTTGTACCGCTTCTGGCTCGAAACGCGTCCGAACAACCCGCTGCCGAAGAGCGCGCTGGATGTGCGCGCGGTCGCTGCGGCCTGCGCACCGGTCGGCGCCTGA
- a CDS encoding MFS transporter, which yields MSTDSATPRSEFATTMQIIPVVFFTFLCYLTIGIPLAVLPGYVHDDLGYSAVLAGAAISVQYLATLASRPLAGRSADTLGPKRTVTIGLMGCGASGVLLLLAVLCGRWPVLSLGLLVCSRLVLGFGESLCGTGAILWGIGRVGTSNNARVISWNGIATYGALAIGAPLGVAIEHTVGFAALGILVILLAALGFYLARPIAPVPIVHGERMSYRSVFTRVLPHGIGLALGSAGFGSIATFITLFYAAKHWPNAALSLTVFGTLFIGARLLFANTIKTYGGFRVAIASFSFECAGLLMLWLAPEPHVALAGAALTGFGFALVFPALGVEAVGLVPPASRGAALSAYSVFLDLSLGITGPLAGYIAGEFGYGSVFLFAAVAAAAGVGLSTLLYLRNAKVNNLPAAL from the coding sequence ATGTCCACCGACTCAGCGACACCTCGCAGCGAATTTGCGACGACCATGCAGATCATTCCGGTCGTCTTTTTCACGTTTCTTTGCTATCTGACGATCGGAATTCCGCTTGCGGTGTTGCCGGGCTACGTCCACGACGACCTCGGTTACAGCGCCGTGCTGGCTGGTGCCGCCATCAGCGTGCAGTATCTGGCGACGCTGGCGTCGCGGCCGCTGGCTGGCCGTTCCGCGGACACGTTGGGGCCGAAGCGGACGGTGACGATTGGTTTGATGGGGTGTGGCGCGAGCGGGGTTTTGCTGTTGCTGGCTGTGCTGTGCGGGCGCTGGCCCGTGCTGAGCCTGGGGCTGCTGGTCTGCAGCCGGCTCGTGTTGGGATTCGGCGAGAGCTTGTGCGGCACGGGTGCGATTCTGTGGGGGATCGGCCGGGTGGGCACGAGCAACAATGCGCGGGTGATCTCGTGGAACGGTATCGCGACGTATGGCGCGCTGGCGATCGGTGCGCCGCTGGGCGTGGCGATTGAACACACGGTTGGGTTTGCCGCATTGGGGATTCTGGTGATTCTGCTGGCGGCGCTCGGGTTTTATCTTGCTCGTCCGATCGCGCCGGTGCCGATCGTGCATGGCGAGCGGATGTCGTACCGCAGTGTTTTCACTCGCGTGTTGCCGCATGGGATTGGGTTGGCGCTCGGGTCGGCCGGGTTTGGGTCGATCGCGACTTTCATTACGCTGTTTTATGCGGCGAAGCATTGGCCGAATGCGGCGCTGTCGTTGACGGTGTTTGGGACGCTGTTTATCGGGGCGCGGTTGCTGTTTGCCAATACGATCAAGACTTATGGCGGGTTTCGGGTCGCGATTGCTTCGTTTTCGTTTGAATGCGCCGGGTTGTTGATGTTGTGGCTGGCGCCTGAGCCTCATGTTGCGCTTGCTGGCGCGGCTTTGACCGGGTTTGGGTTTGCTTTGGTGTTTCCGGCTCTTGGGGTCGAGGCGGTTGGGCTTGTGCCGCCGGCTAGTCGTGGGGCGGCTTTGTCGGCTTATTCGGTGTTTCTCGATCTCTCGTTGGGGATTACTGGGCCGTTGGCCGGGTATATCGCTGGCGAGTTTGGGTATGGGTCGGTGTTTCTTTTTGCGGCGGTTGCCGCTGCTGCGGGTGTTGGGCTGTCTACTCTTCTTTATCTTCGGAATGCTAAGGTTAATAATTTGCCTGCGGCGCTTTGA
- a CDS encoding IS256 family transposase, which translates to MPIMKKRRTVASQAAARGPLPALPEALLDELVKGPMTPAEVQDLMLAFNKALIERAMGAEMSMHLGYRPGQPRPSEQTNERNGASGKTVITERGPVRVDLPRDRDGSFEPILIPKHERRFTGFDERIIAMYARGMSVREIQAFLAESYSTEVSPDFISSVTDEVMAETLAWQSRPLEPMYPVVFFDALRVKIRGDGVVSNKAVYLALGIQADGQRDVLGLWIEQTEGAKFWLKVFNELKTRGCQDILIAVVDGLKGLAEAIGTAYPRTAVQTCIVHLIRNSLEYASYKDRKSVAAALRPVYAAANEQAAQQALEAFAEGPWGAKYPTIVQSWRRAWENVTPFFVFPPDIRRVVYTTNAIESLNMQLRKIIKTRGHFPNDEAAIKLLWLALRNVLNKSVRTAFDWSSAMNQFAILFGERFTQARG; encoded by the coding sequence ATGCCAATCATGAAGAAGAGACGCACTGTCGCCTCGCAGGCAGCGGCCCGCGGGCCGCTGCCTGCACTGCCAGAAGCGCTGCTCGATGAACTGGTGAAGGGCCCGATGACGCCCGCCGAGGTTCAGGACCTGATGCTGGCGTTCAACAAGGCACTGATCGAGCGGGCGATGGGCGCCGAGATGAGCATGCATCTGGGCTACCGGCCCGGCCAGCCCAGGCCCTCTGAGCAGACCAACGAGCGCAACGGCGCCAGCGGCAAGACGGTGATCACCGAGCGCGGCCCGGTCAGGGTCGATCTGCCGCGCGACCGCGATGGCAGCTTCGAGCCGATCCTGATTCCCAAACACGAGCGCCGATTCACGGGCTTCGACGAGCGCATTATCGCGATGTACGCCCGGGGCATGAGCGTGCGCGAGATTCAGGCGTTTCTGGCCGAAAGCTACAGCACCGAGGTCTCCCCCGACTTCATCAGCTCGGTCACCGACGAAGTCATGGCCGAAACGCTCGCCTGGCAGAGCCGTCCGCTCGAGCCGATGTATCCGGTGGTGTTCTTCGACGCGCTGCGCGTGAAGATCCGTGGCGACGGCGTGGTGAGCAACAAGGCAGTGTATCTGGCGCTGGGCATCCAGGCCGACGGTCAGCGCGACGTGCTCGGCCTGTGGATCGAGCAGACCGAAGGTGCGAAGTTCTGGCTGAAGGTGTTCAACGAACTGAAGACCCGGGGCTGCCAGGACATCCTGATCGCGGTGGTCGACGGCCTGAAGGGGCTGGCCGAGGCGATCGGCACGGCGTACCCGCGCACGGCCGTGCAGACCTGCATCGTGCACCTGATCCGCAACAGCCTGGAATACGCCAGCTACAAGGATCGCAAAAGCGTCGCCGCAGCGCTGCGTCCGGTCTACGCCGCCGCGAACGAACAGGCCGCGCAGCAGGCCCTGGAGGCCTTTGCCGAAGGGCCATGGGGCGCGAAGTACCCGACCATCGTGCAGTCGTGGCGACGGGCGTGGGAGAACGTCACGCCGTTCTTCGTGTTTCCGCCCGACATACGCCGGGTGGTGTACACCACGAACGCCATTGAGAGTCTGAACATGCAACTACGCAAGATCATCAAGACCCGCGGCCACTTCCCCAACGACGAGGCCGCCATCAAGTTGCTCTGGCTGGCGCTGCGCAATGTGCTCAACAAGTCCGTGCGAACGGCATTCGACTGGTCGAGCGCCATGAATCAGTTCGCTATTCTGTTTGGTGAGCGTTTTACTCAGGCACGCGGTTAA